A genome region from Chlorobaculum tepidum TLS includes the following:
- the bciA gene encoding NADPH-dependent 3,8-divinyl protochlorophyllide a 8-vinyl-reductase BciA, producing the protein MSSSSVLAESCNGSQKKRVFVVGATGYIGKFVVRELVSRGYEVISFARPRSGVNASTTEDETRRQLQGSEVRFGDVSNLESLLRDGIRGEHFDAVVSCLASRNGGIKDSWDIDYQATRNSLDAGMKAGINHFVLLSAICVQKPMLEFQRAKLKFEKELRESGVTYSIVRPTAFFKSIAGQIEKVKNGKPYVMFGDGKLTACKPISEGDLARFITDCLEDPEKQNKILPIGGPGEPVTNLDQALMLFELLGRKPKLKKVPIQIFDVIIPLLTLISKFLPSFAEKAEFARIGKYYCSESMLVWDPVKKRYDADATPSYGTETLRDFYKRVLKEGLAGQELGAHAMF; encoded by the coding sequence ATGTCATCTTCGTCTGTACTGGCTGAATCCTGTAACGGCTCTCAGAAAAAGCGCGTGTTCGTGGTGGGAGCGACCGGGTATATCGGCAAGTTTGTTGTCCGCGAGCTGGTTTCAAGAGGCTATGAGGTCATCAGTTTCGCCCGTCCGCGATCCGGCGTGAACGCATCGACTACCGAGGATGAGACCCGTCGGCAACTTCAGGGTTCCGAGGTGCGTTTCGGCGATGTGTCGAATTTGGAGTCGCTCTTGCGCGATGGCATCCGGGGCGAGCATTTCGATGCGGTGGTCTCGTGCCTGGCCTCGCGCAACGGAGGGATCAAAGATTCGTGGGACATCGATTACCAGGCGACGCGCAATTCGCTCGATGCCGGAATGAAGGCAGGAATCAACCATTTCGTGCTGCTTTCGGCGATCTGCGTGCAGAAGCCGATGCTGGAGTTTCAGCGTGCCAAGCTGAAGTTCGAAAAGGAGTTGCGCGAGTCTGGCGTGACCTACTCCATTGTCAGGCCAACGGCGTTTTTCAAGTCGATTGCCGGGCAGATCGAGAAGGTCAAAAACGGCAAGCCTTATGTTATGTTCGGGGATGGCAAACTCACGGCGTGCAAGCCGATCAGCGAAGGTGATCTGGCCCGCTTCATCACCGACTGCCTCGAAGATCCGGAGAAACAGAACAAGATTCTGCCCATCGGTGGGCCGGGCGAGCCGGTGACCAACCTCGATCAGGCGCTGATGCTCTTCGAGCTGCTTGGCCGGAAGCCGAAGCTCAAGAAGGTGCCGATCCAGATATTCGACGTGATTATTCCGTTGCTGACGCTGATCTCGAAGTTCCTGCCGTCATTTGCAGAAAAAGCGGAGTTCGCTCGTATTGGCAAATACTACTGCTCGGAGTCGATGCTGGTGTGGGATCCGGTCAAAAAACGTTATGACGCCGACGCTACGCCCTCATACGGCACCGAAACCCTGCGCGACTTCTACAAACGCGTGCTCAAGGAGGGGCTCGCCGGTCAGGAACTCGGCGCGCACGCGATGTTCTGA
- a CDS encoding YecA family protein, translating to MLETFLASTEAPEECMNSIEMIDGFLTAVVIGPEVVPEHRWIKYMLDPENQRENLFNSPEDESRITDLLNRHVNAIDAQFESEPEGFLPIYEMFSYSEEEERQIAIEEWALGFILGMELSHEAWQPLFADESTAMLAGPLFVLGKVTDDYDNMSQEEKDQMIDMLDESIIGIYAFWQQQAEEEKGV from the coding sequence ATGCTCGAAACATTCCTGGCCTCCACGGAGGCCCCTGAAGAGTGCATGAACTCCATCGAAATGATAGATGGCTTTTTGACTGCCGTCGTCATTGGGCCGGAGGTTGTCCCTGAGCACCGGTGGATCAAGTACATGCTCGATCCCGAAAACCAGCGGGAAAATCTCTTCAACTCGCCTGAAGACGAGTCGCGGATTACCGATCTGCTGAACCGGCACGTCAACGCTATCGACGCCCAGTTTGAAAGCGAACCGGAAGGATTCCTGCCGATCTATGAAATGTTCAGCTACTCCGAAGAGGAGGAGCGGCAGATCGCCATCGAGGAGTGGGCGCTCGGCTTTATCCTCGGCATGGAGCTGAGCCACGAGGCCTGGCAGCCGCTGTTCGCCGATGAATCAACGGCCATGCTCGCCGGGCCGCTTTTTGTGCTTGGCAAAGTCACCGACGACTACGATAACATGTCGCAGGAGGAGAAAGATCAGATGATCGACATGCTCGACGAGTCGATCATCGGCATCTACGCTTTCTGGCAGCAACAGGCTGAAGAAGAAAAAGGAGTGTGA
- a CDS encoding SRPBCC family protein — translation MQTSDLDDGVTGVVGKVYIEASPKHVWAAITDYNNHKSFVPKLIDSGLISDNGREQVMFERGKTGIFLFRKTVYIKLSLQGEYPKRLDFHQIEGDFKVYEGDWLIERASDGKGSILTFRAKIKPDFFAPAMFVRKVQQNDLPMVLAAMKKRAESAEGSLRVARTSSLKQSTQPSADSAIAD, via the coding sequence GTGCAAACATCGGATCTTGACGACGGAGTTACCGGAGTGGTCGGCAAAGTCTATATCGAGGCCTCACCCAAGCACGTCTGGGCGGCCATAACCGATTACAACAATCACAAATCATTTGTCCCCAAACTAATTGACAGTGGCCTGATTTCAGATAACGGACGCGAACAGGTTATGTTTGAACGGGGAAAAACCGGCATTTTTCTCTTCAGAAAAACAGTCTATATCAAACTAAGCCTTCAGGGAGAGTATCCGAAGCGGCTTGATTTCCATCAGATAGAGGGCGATTTCAAGGTATACGAAGGCGACTGGCTCATTGAGCGTGCTTCCGACGGCAAGGGGAGCATCCTGACCTTCAGGGCAAAGATCAAACCGGACTTTTTCGCCCCAGCAATGTTTGTTCGCAAGGTTCAGCAGAACGATCTGCCGATGGTGCTCGCCGCCATGAAAAAGCGCGCCGAGTCCGCTGAAGGCTCGTTGCGAGTGGCACGCACCTCCAGCCTGAAGCAATCCACGCAGCCATCCGCCGATTCCGCCATCGCGGACTGA
- a CDS encoding DUF2461 domain-containing protein has protein sequence MMTRSALDFLVELKANNNREWFEANRTRYEQAAADFFDTVARFIQSLTSFDPEIAEVMPDPKSCIMRIYRDVRFSKDKTPYKTGLFAYVSKGGRKGALAGYYLHLEPGNSFGGGGLYLPEAPVLARTREAIETSFDEWNAIVTAPELLAAFPDGVLPSGVLKRAPKGYDETSPAIEWLRYKGYVTQRFFSDGEVVDEPFIEQLGDCCHAVMPMVAFLNSAIESDTP, from the coding sequence ATGATGACTCGCTCCGCGCTTGACTTCCTCGTGGAACTCAAAGCCAACAACAACCGGGAGTGGTTCGAGGCGAACCGCACGCGCTACGAGCAGGCAGCCGCCGACTTCTTCGACACGGTCGCGCGGTTCATCCAGTCGCTCACGAGTTTCGACCCAGAGATCGCCGAGGTGATGCCCGACCCGAAATCGTGCATCATGCGCATCTACCGGGACGTGCGCTTCTCGAAGGACAAAACGCCCTACAAAACAGGCCTATTTGCCTACGTCAGCAAGGGCGGACGGAAAGGGGCGCTGGCGGGCTACTATCTGCATCTCGAACCAGGCAATTCGTTTGGCGGCGGGGGACTCTACCTGCCCGAAGCGCCCGTGCTGGCCCGGACCCGCGAAGCCATCGAAACCAGCTTCGACGAGTGGAATGCCATTGTGACCGCTCCCGAACTGCTTGCTGCTTTCCCGGATGGCGTATTGCCATCGGGCGTGCTCAAACGTGCTCCGAAAGGATATGATGAAACCAGCCCCGCCATCGAGTGGCTGCGCTACAAGGGCTACGTCACCCAGCGCTTTTTTAGTGACGGAGAGGTAGTGGATGAACCGTTTATCGAACAGCTCGGCGATTGCTGCCATGCGGTGATGCCGATGGTTGCGTTTCTCAACAGCGCAATAGAGTCAGACACCCCGTAA
- the recC gene encoding exodeoxyribonuclease V subunit gamma: protein MLEIYTSNRLETLVSAFGKMVASTLLASPFEREWIVVQSRGMQRWLSMRLASQFGVWAGAEYPFPNALIQRLFEWLELSKQADTERFSKETISWSLMRFLPDLLERDSFAPLRAYLDGDRDGLKLFQLSGRIADTFDQYTLFRPDLLAAWEAGGDDAARDWQPELWRALVAEHSGKHRGQLQSAFLRKVRTTRLPADFPKRISLFGVSYMPPYHIEILQALAVRIPVNLFLLSPTREFWTDIVSRRRLFRMSESERALSVEGNPLLASLGKSGREFAELLLDVGNVEDEYDLYDDPGTATLLRALQSDILNLRGDGTDGRHPMPDASDCSVQVHSCHNPLREVEVLHDNLLDLLDKLPGLEPRDIVVMTPDIETYAPYIATVFGASGPEEPRLPHSIADRRMLDEGGVAPAILKLLELYGSRHTAPALFDLLSSPPVSRHFRLGEEELDTVRRWIKETRIRWGMDEGARSKLGLPPFRENSWRAGLERLLLGYAMPDEGRLFNGVLPFEVAGDAETLGKLADFIDAVDQLSTRFSRSRPLGEWRNHFFWMLENFIEADADSERELAHVKSEIDSLTSLAENSRFEGEVSAQVMIAWLRGRLEQFEMGLGFMTGGITFCAMLPMRSIPFRVVAMIGMNDGAFPRQQRPPGFDLLAREPRKGDRSVRGDDRYLFLESLLSARDVFYLSYVGQSVRENTPLPPSVLVSELLDAIERGFEFPEGEDAASRLVVQHRLQGFSPAYFTKGSSLFSYSADNFKALAGRNSLAERPFIEEPLNGFTDEDRTVTLDDLARFFANPAAYFLERRLGLKPSAAVEPLEEREPFEVAGLERYAMRQELLEAVLEGHDGCAMLPLFRSRGLLPPATHGELLFRKLLVEVEEFATKVQELKGGGTFSQLDIDLDIGGFRLTGKLDHLLPTGQLLYRCARMRAQDRLRAWLLHLAYHAVENGATQETCIITLDRSIRYRPVDDTTKRLETLLDLYREGITEPLPFFPRTSLAWAEKAEKPEADRRKAALGQWLDGFGGIEGEGNDPAIRRCFGQEPPFGDRFKSIADKLLLPMIEHEGKV from the coding sequence GTGCTTGAAATTTACACCAGCAATCGGCTCGAAACGCTCGTTTCGGCTTTTGGCAAAATGGTGGCGTCCACGCTGCTTGCATCGCCATTCGAGCGGGAGTGGATCGTCGTGCAGAGCCGGGGAATGCAGCGGTGGCTTTCGATGCGGCTTGCCTCGCAGTTTGGCGTCTGGGCGGGGGCGGAGTACCCGTTTCCGAATGCACTGATTCAGAGGCTTTTCGAGTGGCTGGAGCTATCCAAGCAGGCTGACACTGAGCGATTCTCGAAGGAGACGATCTCTTGGAGCCTGATGCGCTTCCTGCCAGATCTGCTCGAACGCGATTCGTTTGCGCCGCTTCGCGCCTATCTCGATGGTGATCGTGACGGCCTGAAGCTCTTCCAGCTTTCGGGCAGGATTGCTGATACTTTCGATCAATACACACTGTTCCGCCCCGACCTGCTTGCTGCGTGGGAGGCGGGCGGCGACGACGCGGCTCGTGACTGGCAGCCGGAGCTGTGGCGGGCGCTCGTGGCTGAACATTCAGGAAAACATCGCGGCCAGCTCCAGTCAGCGTTTCTCAGAAAGGTGAGGACTACCCGGCTGCCTGCCGATTTTCCGAAACGCATTTCGCTCTTCGGCGTTTCCTACATGCCGCCCTACCACATCGAAATCCTCCAGGCGCTCGCCGTGCGAATTCCGGTGAACCTGTTCCTCTTGAGTCCGACCCGGGAGTTCTGGACGGACATCGTTTCTCGGCGGCGGCTGTTCCGCATGAGCGAGAGCGAAAGGGCACTGAGCGTGGAGGGCAATCCGTTGCTCGCCTCGCTCGGCAAAAGCGGACGCGAGTTCGCCGAACTGCTGCTCGACGTCGGCAACGTCGAGGACGAGTATGACCTCTACGACGACCCCGGCACAGCGACGCTTCTCCGCGCGTTGCAATCCGACATACTCAATCTGCGCGGCGACGGCACGGATGGGCGGCATCCGATGCCCGACGCCAGCGACTGCTCGGTGCAGGTGCACTCGTGCCACAATCCGCTGCGCGAAGTCGAGGTGCTGCACGACAATCTGCTCGATCTGCTCGACAAGTTACCCGGCCTCGAACCGCGCGACATCGTGGTGATGACGCCCGACATCGAGACCTACGCCCCCTACATTGCCACGGTATTCGGTGCGAGCGGCCCGGAGGAGCCGCGCCTGCCGCACTCCATTGCCGACCGCCGGATGCTCGACGAAGGCGGCGTCGCCCCGGCGATACTCAAACTGCTGGAGCTCTATGGCAGCCGCCACACAGCCCCCGCGCTTTTCGACCTGCTCTCGTCGCCACCGGTGAGTCGCCACTTCCGGCTTGGCGAGGAGGAGCTCGACACGGTGCGCCGATGGATCAAAGAGACGCGCATCCGCTGGGGGATGGACGAGGGTGCTCGCAGCAAGCTTGGCCTGCCGCCGTTCCGCGAGAACTCCTGGCGGGCCGGGCTGGAGCGACTCCTGCTCGGCTATGCGATGCCGGACGAGGGGCGGCTGTTCAACGGCGTTTTGCCCTTCGAGGTCGCGGGCGATGCCGAAACACTCGGCAAGCTGGCAGACTTCATCGACGCGGTCGATCAGCTCTCGACGCGCTTCAGTCGTTCACGCCCGCTCGGCGAGTGGCGGAATCACTTTTTCTGGATGCTTGAAAACTTCATCGAGGCAGACGCCGATTCGGAGCGCGAACTGGCACACGTCAAATCGGAGATTGATAGCCTCACGTCGCTGGCGGAAAACTCGCGATTCGAAGGCGAGGTTTCGGCGCAGGTGATGATCGCCTGGCTGCGCGGACGGCTCGAACAGTTCGAGATGGGGCTCGGTTTCATGACCGGTGGCATCACCTTCTGCGCGATGCTGCCGATGCGCAGCATTCCGTTCCGCGTGGTGGCAATGATCGGCATGAATGACGGCGCATTCCCGCGCCAGCAGCGTCCGCCGGGTTTCGACCTGCTCGCCCGCGAACCGCGCAAGGGCGACCGCTCCGTGCGCGGCGATGACCGCTACCTTTTCCTCGAATCGCTCCTCTCTGCCCGCGACGTGTTCTACCTGAGCTATGTCGGCCAGAGTGTACGCGAAAATACGCCACTGCCGCCGTCGGTACTCGTGAGTGAACTGCTCGACGCCATTGAGCGCGGCTTCGAGTTCCCGGAGGGCGAAGATGCCGCGTCGCGCCTTGTCGTCCAGCACCGCCTCCAGGGCTTTAGCCCAGCCTACTTCACGAAAGGATCATCGCTCTTCAGCTACTCAGCGGACAACTTCAAAGCACTTGCTGGACGCAATTCGCTTGCCGAACGCCCTTTCATCGAGGAGCCGCTCAATGGTTTTACCGACGAGGATCGGACGGTCACGCTCGACGATCTTGCCCGCTTTTTCGCCAACCCTGCGGCGTATTTTCTCGAAAGGCGTCTCGGCCTGAAGCCGTCGGCGGCAGTGGAGCCGCTCGAAGAGCGCGAGCCGTTCGAGGTGGCGGGACTCGAACGCTACGCGATGCGTCAGGAGTTGCTCGAAGCGGTGCTCGAAGGCCACGATGGATGCGCGATGCTGCCGCTCTTCCGCTCGCGGGGATTGCTTCCTCCAGCCACGCACGGCGAGCTGCTGTTCCGGAAGTTGCTTGTCGAGGTCGAAGAGTTCGCCACGAAGGTTCAGGAATTGAAAGGCGGCGGCACGTTCAGCCAGCTTGACATCGATCTCGACATCGGGGGATTCCGCCTTACTGGAAAGCTCGACCATCTGCTGCCGACCGGCCAACTTCTCTACCGATGCGCGAGAATGCGTGCGCAGGATCGCCTCCGCGCGTGGCTCCTGCACCTTGCATACCATGCCGTCGAAAACGGTGCGACACAAGAAACGTGCATCATCACGCTCGACCGCTCGATCCGCTATCGACCCGTCGATGACACGACCAAACGGCTCGAAACGCTGCTTGATCTCTACCGCGAAG
- a CDS encoding HTH domain-containing protein — protein MDAKTTILEVLKKEGKPMSAGQIAEKSGLERKEVDKAMKSLKEEELIVSPKRCYWTPKV, from the coding sequence ATGGACGCGAAAACCACCATTCTCGAAGTGCTGAAAAAAGAGGGCAAACCGATGAGCGCCGGGCAGATCGCCGAAAAAAGCGGGCTTGAGCGCAAAGAGGTAGACAAGGCGATGAAAAGCCTCAAGGAGGAGGAACTGATCGTTTCGCCGAAACGCTGCTACTGGACACCGAAAGTATAA